GCCTTCAGACGGTCAttcccaggtctcctgacttctaTCCATGCCATCTCTTCCCCTAggcttggccttttttttttttttttttttttttttgtggtatgcaggcctctcactgttgtggcctctccctttgcggagNNNNNNNNNNNNNNNNNNNNNNNNNNNNNNNNNNNNNNNNNNNNNNNNNNNNNNNNNNNNNNNNNNNNNNNNNNNNNNNNNNNNNNNNNNNNNNNNNNNNNNNNNNNNNNNNNNNNNNNNNNNNNNNNNNNNNNNNNNNNNNNNNNNNNNNNNNNNNNNNNNNNNNNNNNNNNNNNNNNNNNNNNNNNNNNNNNNNNNNNNNNNNNNNNNNNNNNNNNNNNNNNNNNNNNNNNNNNNNNNNNNNNNNNNNNNNNNNNNNNNNNNNNNNNNNNNNNNNNNNNNNNNNNNNNNNNNNNNNNNNNNNNNNNNNNNNNNNNNNNNNNNNNggcacgaacccgtgtcccctgcatcggcaggcggactctcaaccactgcgccaccaaggaagcccactgGCCTTTTCATCCTAGAGGGCATAGTAAAGagaaactaagacccagttcTAAATTGCCATCTCAATTTAGAGGGTCCTCACAGGAGCGGGCGGGAAAACACCTGTCACCTCTTCCCTTACCCTCCTCCACAAACCCGAAGAATGCTCATCACACTCCTCAGCCACTGCTGCCCTTTAATCCCACTCCTCTCCCTTCACCTTAGTTGTAAACTTATTCTTAGGCCCCAGACACACCAGGTGCACAGTAAAGTTTCAAAAAAcagcaagagggcttccctggtggcgcagtggttgagagtccgcctgccgatgcaggggacgcgggttcgtgccccggtccgggaggatcccacatgccgcggagcggctgggcccgtgagccacggccgctgagcctgcgcgtccggagcctgtgctccgcaacgggagaggccacagcagtgagaggcccgcgtaccgcaaaaaaaaaaaaaaaaaaaaaaccagcaagagacagacagacagggaggggagagggagagagaaaggaaggaaaagaaggaagaaagggagagagagagagaaagagagagaaacaaagaaaggaagggagaatgggAGACCTAATTGTGAGCTTGGATGGCCTAGGGTTGAGGAGAAAGCACTCTGGAACTGACCTGCCTGACACCTACTAGTAATGAATTCTTGGTCAAGTGACTGAGCCTCAGAGTTCcaacctgtaaaatgggggaataATGCAAGTATCCACCTGCTAGGCTAATTGCAGAGTTAAATGAGAGAATCCAGGCTGAGGGATTAGAATGGCGCCTGGCACAGGTTAAACCCTCAGTAGAATAACAGGGGATGGCTATTATTCTGCTCTGTCTAtagctctctcccctccccccacagggTTCCTGGCAAACAGCAGGCTTCAGTAAGCCTTGAAAAGACAAGACTGCGTCAGTCCTCATACTTCCAAACACAGACTCCCCATGTACACACTTGGAAACCTGTCCTAGGCATGGAGTAGGAGGGGACAATCTGGGCTCCCTGCAGAATTGGGGAGCACCTGAAGGGAGGAGCATCCCGCTTTGGGGCTACCACCCACTCCAGCCCTCCAGGTCCTCGGTCACAACTCCCTCCTAGTGACTCAGCCGAGCACCGGCCGCCTGTTTGGCGGGGATAATAACAGGGCAGCCGCTGGGGTCAGCGCTCATTCGCCGCGAAGCCCCCTCCTCTGGCCCGCCCTGGGGAAAACAAAGTCGTCAGAAACGCGGGGGCCCGTGGGCCGGGAACAAGAGGCGAAAAAGGAACCCAGACCCCAGGGCCTAGGTCAGAGCGGCCCGAGGGGTCATGCTGGTCGCCCCTGAGGAGGGGGACCTGGGCCCCCGCCGAGGGCCTCCCAATCCCAGCCCAGAGCCTCGCTCCAAGATCTCGCGCCCCGAGGTGGGAGCAGTAGCCCCAGGACCAtccaggggctgcaggagggtgTTGGAAAGATGTAGCAGGGAAGGCCCAGAGTCCCGAGCCGCAGCCCCAGCCTCAAATTCGGCTTACCAAGTCTTGAGCCTCCCCACCGCCCGGCTTCTGGGTTCTCCAACTCCTGCCTTCATCAGCTGACCAGaaaccccgccccgccccgccccgccccgccccggagCTGCGCGGCTCCGCCTCTTGCGCCGCGCACTTGGCGGAAGGTCCTGGGAGTCGTGGCGAGCGAGCGTATCTTGCGTGAGGGGACGCCGCGCTTCTCCCCTTCGGCAGGGAGGCGGGGCCCGAGGCGCCCCAGCGCGCAGGCGCCGACCTCATGCTGAGCACCTTGTCTCGCGCCGTGGCCCGCGCCGCCGTCCGCCGCGCTCGTACCCCCCGGCCACCCGAGGCTCGCACCGCCGCCACCGCAGCCGCCATGTCCCGGGGCCCGCGGGCCGCCTCAGGCTCCCCGATCCGGCCCGCCACCGTGCTGGGCACCATGGAGATGGGGCGCCGCATGGACGCGCCCGCCAGCGCCGCGGCAGTGCACGCCTTCCTGGAGCGCGGCCACACTGAGCTGGACACGGCCTTCATGTACAGCGACGGCCAGTCCGAGAGCATCCTGGGCGGCCTGGGGCTCGGGCTGGGCGGCGGCGACTGCAAAGGTAACTTCTGGCGCCCGCGCACCAACCGCCTGTCCTCTCCCTGCACCGTGCAGTGCAGACCTGTCCCTCAGGACGCTGACCCGACCCCAGCCACGCGCCCGCCGCGGTCAGGGCCGACAGCTTCGTCCCGCCCCCGGGGCGCCCACCTCCCCTGGCCATCCCGCAGCTCTGTGAACCCCCCGCTCCTCAAGTCCCTTGCACATCCAGCCCCGACAGCTGAACAGCGCTTTTTCCTGACCACCTTCCCCTCCGCTTCTTCGTCTGGGGATTGCTACTCGGTAACCCCCGAGCCTGATCTAGTCCTTGGCTTCCTACCCCAGTTGCTTTCTTAGTGCACCTCTCTGCGGCACTGGTCTCCAGAGCTATGCCGTACCCCCCTCCAACCCTGCCAGGTGGCCATAACTGGTCCCCAGGCGCTCTGCCTATGCCCCTCTCCCCATTGTCCTCAACGCCCATGCGCTCCCCGAGAGCCCTTTTCTCATCCAGGTCTTTCATCAGTCCCTAGACTTTGCTCTGTTCAGTTGGCAGTACCCCTGGCTCTCTCAGGGAGAGCTGTAGCATTGCCATAGACCGGGCTGGGGGAGCAGAGGTGGTGGGGTAAAGAGTGGGGAGGCGTGAGAGAGAGGGTAAGGCATTTCTGTCCACTCCTGTAGCCCTATGCCAGCTTCTTATGGAGCTATAGGAGGGAAAGTGTCTCTAACCCACCCGCAGGGAGCTCAGAGTCTGGTGGGGAAGATTGAAGCAAATAATTGCAGAGGAGAGTGTAGAAGAGGAAGCACTTTTAGGAGAGGCATAGTGGGGCCAGGCAGAGGCCCTAGGGAAGGCTCAGAGAGCACTGAGGCTGGGCCTTCAAGGAACAATAGTAGTTTGCTGGGCAGAGCATGAGTCAAAGGGTTATGAGAGGCTGAGGGCATAGCTGTGCCAAGACTGGTGTGTGGATGACGAGGAGGCAGTTGTGCTTGAGTGGAggatgtgtgtgtggagggaCGGTCCCTCATCAGCCTGACGCCATTGGAAGTGCCTAGgagggtgcctggcacatggtgggaCCCAGTGAAGTCAGCTGATACTATTACTACCGCACTCTGCCTCCTCTTTTCCATCCTGAGACTCTTTCTTCCCAGCCCTTGTGTGGGGGGCATCCCCCTCTGGGTCCTCCTTAGATTCATAGCTTGGTGGATCTGGAGGAACAGACTTGGGAATGTGCATCTCAGACCCACACTCTCTAGTTCACCT
The sequence above is drawn from the Physeter macrocephalus isolate SW-GA unplaced genomic scaffold, ASM283717v5 random_35, whole genome shotgun sequence genome and encodes:
- the LOC114484802 gene encoding aflatoxin B1 aldehyde reductase member 2-like, encoding MLSTLSRAVARAAVRRARTPRPPEARTAATAAAMSRGPRAASGSPIRPATVLGTMEMGRRMDAPASAAAVHAFLERGHTELDTAFMYSDGQSESILGGLGLGLGGGDCKGNFWRPRTNRLSSPCTVQCRPVPQDADPTPATRPPRSGPTASSRPRGAHLPWPSRSSVNPPLLKSLAHPAPTAEQRFFLTTFPSASSSGDCYS